Proteins co-encoded in one Bacillus infantis NRRL B-14911 genomic window:
- the rlmD gene encoding 23S rRNA (uracil(1939)-C(5))-methyltransferase RlmD has product MKGTVPVQKNDYIDVMFEDLTHDGAGVAKVDGYPLFVPNGLPGERAQVKVTKVNKGYGFGRLMEIYEESPHRVVAPCPIYKECGGCQLQHLSYQGQMLAKEKQVRDVLTRIGKLEDVKVHPVLGMSEPWRYRNKAQVPIGEHEGGLIGGFYQQRSHQIIDMKECLIQQEKNDEVVQTVKEICAKYGVRAYDEGRHKGELRHIMARHGLVTGEVMVVLITRTNELPNRKKITEEIAASIKGIKSIVHNVNPKKTNVIFGDVTRVIWGEEVIYDYIGDIKFAISARSFYQVNPEQTKVLYEKALEYADLSGEESVIDAYCGIGTISLFLAQKAKKVFGVEIVPEAIEDAKRNAALNGITNAEFAVGEAEKVIPDWYKEGNQADVLVVDPPRKGCDEALLQTILSMKPKKVVYVSCNPATLARDLRILEDGGYKTEEVQPVDMFPQTMHCEAVAKITLKDQ; this is encoded by the coding sequence ATGAAGGGTACTGTTCCAGTTCAGAAGAATGATTATATAGATGTAATGTTTGAAGATTTGACGCATGATGGGGCGGGAGTCGCGAAGGTGGATGGCTATCCGCTGTTTGTGCCGAATGGCCTGCCGGGCGAGAGGGCCCAGGTGAAGGTGACGAAGGTGAATAAAGGGTACGGGTTTGGGCGTTTGATGGAGATTTATGAAGAGAGCCCGCACCGTGTCGTTGCTCCCTGCCCGATTTATAAGGAGTGCGGCGGCTGCCAGCTGCAGCATCTCAGCTATCAGGGCCAGATGCTGGCAAAGGAAAAGCAGGTGCGTGATGTGCTTACAAGGATCGGAAAGCTTGAGGACGTGAAGGTTCATCCGGTTCTCGGGATGAGTGAGCCGTGGAGATACCGGAATAAGGCACAGGTGCCGATAGGCGAGCATGAAGGCGGTCTGATCGGCGGCTTCTACCAGCAGCGATCCCACCAGATCATCGATATGAAAGAGTGTCTGATCCAGCAGGAAAAAAATGATGAAGTCGTCCAGACAGTCAAAGAGATCTGCGCCAAGTATGGAGTCAGGGCTTATGATGAAGGGCGCCATAAAGGTGAGCTCCGCCACATCATGGCGCGGCATGGACTTGTAACCGGAGAAGTGATGGTCGTGCTGATTACAAGGACCAATGAGCTTCCGAACCGGAAAAAGATCACCGAGGAAATTGCAGCGAGCATAAAAGGAATCAAGTCGATCGTCCATAATGTGAACCCGAAGAAAACGAATGTGATCTTTGGAGACGTCACCCGTGTCATCTGGGGCGAAGAAGTGATCTACGATTATATTGGCGATATCAAGTTCGCCATCTCAGCCCGCTCTTTTTACCAGGTCAATCCGGAGCAGACGAAGGTGCTTTACGAGAAGGCGCTTGAATATGCAGATCTGTCAGGCGAAGAAAGCGTCATAGATGCTTATTGCGGAATCGGCACCATTTCTCTTTTTCTCGCTCAAAAGGCAAAGAAGGTCTTTGGAGTGGAAATCGTGCCTGAGGCAATTGAGGATGCCAAACGCAATGCGGCTCTTAACGGGATAACAAATGCGGAGTTTGCGGTTGGGGAAGCGGAAAAGGTCATCCCTGATTGGTATAAGGAAGGAAACCAGGCGGATGTCCTGGTTGTCGATCCGCCGCGCAAAGGCTGTGATGAAGCCTTGCTGCAGACGATTCTAAGCATGAAGCCGAAAAAAGTGGTCTATGTTTCCTGCAATCCTGCCACGCTTGCCCGCGATTTGCGGATCCTTGAAGACGGCGGGTATAAGACAGAGGAAGTCCAGCCGGTTGATATGTTCCCGCAGACGATGCATTGTGAAGCAGTGGCAAAAATCACCCTAAAAGATCAATAA
- the glsA gene encoding glutaminase A has product MACRSSDELKKLVEEARKETVHGRVADYIPALGKADPGDLSIAIQYPGGECVSAGDVEEKITLQSVSKVISLAYVLMERGPGYVFDRVGMEPTGDPFNSIAKLETMAPAKPLNPMINAGALVVTHMVEGSSPDERFEKLLGFVRRLADDETIGYCREVAESELRTADLNRALCYFLKQHDVIQEDVEDLLDLYTRQCAIEMNCLNLARIGLVFALDGKDPRTGGEIMPRDIARICKTFMVTCGMYNASGEFAIKIGIPAKSGVSGGIMGAVPGRFGIGIFGPALDERGNSIAGIRLLELLSKNYSLSMF; this is encoded by the coding sequence ATGGCATGCCGTTCTAGTGATGAATTAAAAAAACTGGTTGAGGAAGCGCGGAAGGAGACGGTGCACGGAAGGGTGGCCGATTATATCCCTGCGCTTGGTAAGGCGGATCCGGGGGATTTATCCATTGCGATCCAATATCCTGGCGGCGAATGCGTCTCTGCCGGTGATGTTGAGGAAAAGATTACGCTTCAAAGTGTGTCAAAAGTAATCAGCCTGGCCTATGTTTTAATGGAAAGGGGCCCTGGTTATGTGTTCGACCGTGTGGGGATGGAGCCGACGGGCGATCCGTTCAACTCGATTGCCAAGCTTGAGACCATGGCGCCTGCCAAACCCCTGAATCCCATGATTAATGCAGGGGCGCTTGTCGTTACACACATGGTGGAAGGAAGTTCTCCTGATGAACGTTTCGAAAAGCTTCTTGGTTTCGTCCGGCGGCTCGCAGATGATGAAACGATCGGCTACTGCCGGGAAGTAGCAGAGTCCGAATTGAGGACAGCCGACCTGAACAGGGCGCTTTGCTATTTCCTGAAGCAGCATGATGTTATCCAGGAAGATGTAGAAGATCTGCTCGACTTATATACGAGGCAGTGTGCTATTGAAATGAACTGCCTGAACCTGGCGAGGATTGGCCTTGTTTTTGCACTGGATGGAAAAGACCCGCGGACAGGCGGGGAAATCATGCCTAGGGACATCGCGCGGATCTGCAAGACCTTTATGGTAACCTGCGGCATGTACAATGCTTCAGGCGAATTTGCGATCAAAATCGGGATCCCGGCGAAAAGCGGTGTTTCAGGAGGGATCATGGGTGCGGTCCCTGGCCGTTTTGGCATTGGCATCTTCGGGCCGGCCCTTGATGAGAGGGGAAACAGTATTGCAGGGATCCGGCTTTTGGAACTGCTGTCGAAGAATTACAGTTTAAGCATGTTTTAA
- a CDS encoding TetR/AcrR family transcriptional regulator, producing MNDRKQHVIKMAHQLFIDKGFQATSIQDILEYSGISKGTFYNYFPSKNELLIEMVRSIYSQLEKERNELLIGQDPADIDIFIQQIELQLITNRANKLIALFEEVYILNDEDLKEFIKRGQLRMLRWLYQRFIDLFGESKKYYLLDCSIIFLGILNQNLKYHTIANEVNASIHQVVQYSVKRIVKMVEEVSSTEDQLFQPELLDKWAPDCRHPNPGFQKDLHHTVLTLKKTINKEEPKYVELLDFIQEELLRSKNPRRFLIESTLATIKASGLFKLMDTDKLEQLISAFFDQIKEPA from the coding sequence ATGAATGACAGGAAACAGCATGTGATCAAAATGGCACACCAGCTGTTTATCGATAAAGGCTTCCAGGCCACCAGCATTCAGGATATCCTGGAGTACAGCGGCATCTCCAAAGGAACCTTCTATAATTATTTTCCATCTAAGAATGAACTCCTGATTGAAATGGTCAGAAGCATCTATTCCCAGCTGGAAAAAGAACGCAATGAACTGCTCATCGGCCAGGATCCTGCCGATATAGATATATTCATCCAGCAGATCGAGCTTCAGCTGATAACGAACCGAGCGAATAAGCTGATCGCCCTTTTCGAAGAAGTCTACATCTTAAATGATGAAGACCTGAAGGAATTCATCAAACGCGGACAGCTCCGCATGCTGCGCTGGCTGTATCAGCGGTTCATCGATCTGTTCGGCGAAAGCAAGAAATACTATCTTCTTGACTGCTCGATCATATTTCTCGGGATCCTTAACCAGAACTTGAAATATCACACAATTGCGAATGAAGTGAATGCCAGCATCCACCAGGTGGTACAGTACAGTGTAAAGAGAATTGTGAAAATGGTTGAGGAGGTATCCAGTACAGAAGACCAGCTGTTTCAGCCAGAGCTTCTGGATAAATGGGCTCCAGACTGCAGACATCCAAATCCCGGCTTCCAAAAGGATCTCCACCACACGGTCCTAACGCTGAAAAAAACAATCAACAAAGAAGAGCCTAAATATGTGGAGCTTCTTGATTTTATACAGGAAGAGCTTCTAAGATCCAAGAATCCGAGAAGGTTTTTGATTGAGAGCACATTGGCAACCATTAAGGCAAGTGGCTTATTCAAACTGATGGATACCGACAAACTTGAACAGCTTATTTCGGCATTTTTTGACCAGATCAAGGAACCGGCATAA
- a CDS encoding DHA2 family efflux MFS transporter permease subunit, whose amino-acid sequence MEQKINNTGRPPYGMIAVLMIGAFIAFLNNTLLNIALPSIMKELEIGASTVQWLTTGFMLVNGILIPTTAFLIQKYSVRRLFLAAMLLFTAGTVLAGTAHIFPVLLAGRMLQASGSAILMPLLMNVMLISFPVEKRGTAMGVFGLILMFAPAIGPTLSGWIIEHYDWRMLFHFITPIAAVVLLVGFFLLKDKKEKVNIRLDMLSLILSSIGFGGILYGFSSAGDKGWDSPHVYVTITVGVISLIIFILRQTKQERPMLNFGVYKYPMFALSSAITMVVNMALFSGMILLPIYVQTLRGISPMDAGLLLLPGAIIMAFMSPITGRLFDKFGGRVLAIIGLAITVVTTYLFSKLTLDTTYTNLIILYSVRMLGMSMVMMPVSTNGLNQLPAQYYPHGTAMNNTLNQVSGAIGTALLVTIMSTRTKTHAEEIAADALQQSAGSNAGVQPTEAALAQMEQQIGMQAMLEGINDAFLVATFIAGVALVLAFFIKRAKPAEEPSEAKSSQEKTAPKLAEN is encoded by the coding sequence ATGGAACAAAAAATAAATAATACAGGCAGGCCGCCGTACGGTATGATTGCGGTTCTGATGATTGGCGCCTTTATTGCTTTCTTGAATAATACGCTCTTGAATATCGCGCTGCCTTCTATCATGAAGGAGCTTGAAATCGGCGCATCAACCGTTCAATGGCTGACTACCGGCTTCATGCTCGTCAACGGAATTCTAATCCCGACAACTGCTTTCCTTATTCAAAAATATTCTGTACGCAGGCTGTTCCTTGCAGCCATGCTTTTATTTACAGCGGGGACTGTGCTGGCCGGAACTGCGCATATTTTCCCGGTATTGCTGGCTGGAAGGATGCTTCAGGCATCAGGTTCGGCTATTCTTATGCCGCTTTTGATGAATGTTATGCTGATCAGCTTCCCTGTTGAAAAAAGGGGAACGGCGATGGGTGTATTTGGACTGATCCTCATGTTTGCACCTGCAATCGGCCCTACGCTGTCAGGATGGATCATTGAGCACTATGATTGGAGAATGCTGTTCCACTTCATTACTCCGATTGCGGCTGTAGTTCTGCTTGTCGGATTCTTCCTGCTGAAGGACAAGAAGGAAAAAGTGAACATCCGCCTGGATATGCTGTCTCTTATCCTGTCCAGCATCGGTTTCGGCGGAATCCTTTACGGGTTCAGCTCCGCGGGGGACAAAGGCTGGGACAGCCCGCATGTGTATGTAACCATTACAGTGGGTGTTATCTCGCTGATTATTTTCATCCTGCGCCAGACAAAGCAGGAGCGCCCGATGCTGAACTTCGGGGTTTATAAATATCCGATGTTTGCTTTATCATCAGCCATTACAATGGTAGTCAATATGGCACTGTTCTCAGGGATGATCCTTCTGCCGATCTATGTGCAGACCCTTCGCGGAATCTCGCCTATGGATGCAGGGCTTCTGCTTCTGCCTGGAGCCATCATCATGGCATTCATGTCGCCTATTACCGGCCGTTTGTTCGATAAATTCGGAGGCCGCGTGCTTGCGATCATCGGACTTGCGATCACTGTAGTAACGACTTACCTGTTCTCAAAGCTTACTCTTGATACAACTTATACAAATTTGATCATTCTTTACTCTGTCCGTATGCTTGGGATGTCCATGGTTATGATGCCGGTATCAACTAATGGCCTTAACCAGCTGCCAGCCCAGTACTATCCGCACGGAACAGCGATGAATAACACTTTGAACCAGGTATCTGGCGCGATTGGAACAGCGTTGCTTGTGACAATCATGTCAACGCGGACCAAAACCCATGCTGAAGAGATTGCTGCTGATGCATTGCAGCAGTCGGCAGGGTCAAATGCCGGCGTCCAGCCGACAGAAGCTGCGCTTGCCCAAATGGAGCAGCAGATCGGCATGCAGGCTATGCTTGAAGGCATCAATGATGCTTTCCTTGTGGCAACCTTCATTGCTGGTGTTGCCCTTGTGCTTGCCTTCTTCATCAAGCGTGCCAAGCCGGCTGAAGAACCATCTGAAGCAAAATCTTCACAGGAAAAGACTGCACCAAAGCTGGCTGAAAACTAA
- a CDS encoding NAD(P)H-dependent oxidoreductase — MRNKEELKQEILDAYHFRHATKEFDPDKKIPEDDFRFIMETGRLSPSSFGFEPWRFAVIESPELREKIKNASWGAYSKLPDASHFVVILARTKMDTKYDSDYLKDQFTNVLNMPSDILEKYLGRVEEFQKDDFKLLEGDRPLYDWASKQTYIALANMMTAAAQIGIDSCPIEGFNIEKMNELLQEEGILEDGHFGISVMVAFGYRTKDPRPKSRRAFDDVVKTY; from the coding sequence ATGCGCAATAAAGAAGAATTAAAGCAGGAGATTCTGGACGCTTACCATTTCCGCCACGCAACAAAGGAATTTGATCCAGATAAAAAAATCCCGGAGGATGACTTCCGCTTCATCATGGAAACCGGCCGTCTCTCTCCAAGCTCATTCGGATTTGAGCCTTGGCGCTTTGCTGTCATTGAAAGCCCGGAACTTCGGGAAAAAATCAAAAACGCTTCCTGGGGTGCTTACAGCAAGCTGCCTGATGCGAGCCATTTCGTCGTCATTCTGGCGCGGACCAAAATGGATACTAAGTATGATTCGGATTATTTAAAAGACCAATTCACCAATGTTCTGAATATGCCTTCTGATATACTCGAAAAATACCTTGGCCGGGTTGAGGAATTCCAGAAAGATGATTTCAAGCTTCTTGAAGGAGACCGTCCGCTGTATGACTGGGCTTCCAAGCAGACCTACATCGCCCTTGCTAATATGATGACAGCTGCTGCCCAGATTGGCATCGATTCCTGTCCGATCGAAGGCTTTAATATTGAAAAAATGAATGAACTGCTCCAGGAGGAAGGCATCCTCGAGGACGGCCACTTCGGCATATCCGTCATGGTTGCATTCGGCTACCGTACAAAAGATCCGCGTCCGAAATCAAGAAGGGCTTTCGATGATGTGGTAAAAACATATTAA
- a CDS encoding YsnF/AvaK domain-containing protein, producing MMNDNKKFIGVFDTQEEAIKKIDDLKLQGYGESDIYAVAKDADDISMVRGRTGAEVEGTDADGGSWLDKFMSFLTGEDEVRGGMQNMGLTDAEADRYYSDIQAGKILLYVDKDYDQYYGERTLANEANPTSPAAPTLDATGYGAVTGPNNTAGTAGMANTAGMRTGRLTDEPDGYVEGVKADELTGSADVEGVKADKLNGYADEDDLTDEQRLRLREERLQVDKERVQTGEVHVEKDVVEEERSVDVNVSHDEVYVERRKVDGQAVDGDAGPIVDDNDDIRIPITEERLEVTKKPVVTEELVVGKRKVEDTETVRDTVKREKAHVDGADDYDEDDRDSGTAYLGSDQDDSMADRMDDRGRF from the coding sequence ATGATGAATGACAACAAAAAGTTCATTGGAGTATTCGATACACAGGAAGAAGCAATCAAGAAGATTGACGACTTAAAACTCCAGGGCTACGGAGAATCGGATATTTATGCGGTTGCGAAGGATGCCGATGATATCTCTATGGTAAGAGGGCGAACCGGTGCAGAAGTGGAAGGAACGGATGCAGACGGCGGTTCATGGCTGGACAAGTTTATGTCATTCCTGACTGGTGAGGATGAGGTCCGCGGAGGAATGCAGAATATGGGACTGACAGATGCAGAGGCTGACCGCTATTACAGTGATATTCAGGCGGGAAAAATTCTGCTGTACGTTGATAAGGATTATGATCAATACTATGGAGAACGGACACTTGCTAATGAAGCAAACCCTACGAGCCCTGCTGCTCCGACCCTTGATGCCACAGGCTATGGGGCAGTAACCGGTCCGAATAATACAGCAGGTACAGCCGGCATGGCAAACACTGCAGGAATGCGTACAGGCAGACTGACCGACGAGCCGGACGGCTATGTAGAGGGTGTCAAGGCAGATGAATTGACCGGCTCTGCTGATGTAGAGGGTGTCAAGGCAGATAAATTGAATGGCTATGCTGATGAAGATGACTTGACTGACGAACAGCGCCTGCGCCTGCGTGAGGAGCGCCTGCAGGTTGACAAAGAGCGCGTCCAGACCGGTGAGGTTCACGTTGAAAAAGACGTTGTAGAAGAAGAGCGTTCAGTTGATGTGAATGTCAGCCATGATGAAGTATATGTAGAACGGCGCAAAGTTGACGGGCAGGCCGTTGATGGAGATGCCGGACCGATTGTCGATGACAATGACGATATAAGAATTCCCATTACTGAAGAACGTCTGGAAGTTACGAAGAAACCTGTCGTGACTGAGGAGCTTGTTGTCGGCAAGCGGAAGGTTGAGGATACAGAGACTGTCAGGGATACAGTCAAGCGTGAAAAAGCCCATGTGGATGGTGCGGATGATTACGATGAAGATGACCGTGATTCCGGCACAGCCTATCTGGGCAGCGATCAGGACGACAGCATGGCAGACCGTATGGACGATCGCGGCCGCTTCTAA
- a CDS encoding LysE family translocator produces MVNFYLFALMCIFLIILPGPDTAVATRNTLSAGRMGGLKTAAGTCSALAIHTLAAVAGLSALIVKSAMLFSVLKYAGAAYLVYLGIKSLLSIRNGGQEKDNSSGPLIKGKTFFRQGFLTNLLNPKVAVFFLTFLPQFVEEGTAPFFPFLLMGAVYTILTAVWFFLYVLLIQQISSFMKKPKTQKAIEGLTGTILIGFGVKLALEKAR; encoded by the coding sequence ATGGTGAACTTCTATTTATTTGCTTTAATGTGCATTTTTCTGATCATCCTGCCAGGGCCTGATACAGCGGTTGCTACAAGAAATACACTCTCTGCAGGCAGGATGGGCGGACTCAAAACGGCGGCAGGCACATGCTCTGCGCTGGCAATCCATACACTTGCTGCGGTTGCCGGGCTTTCCGCCCTGATTGTCAAGTCGGCTATGCTTTTTTCTGTATTGAAATATGCCGGTGCTGCTTATTTGGTCTATCTTGGAATCAAAAGCCTGCTATCAATCAGGAATGGCGGACAGGAAAAAGATAATAGCAGCGGGCCGTTGATAAAAGGGAAAACGTTTTTCAGGCAGGGCTTTCTGACGAATTTGCTTAATCCGAAGGTCGCTGTATTTTTCCTGACCTTTCTGCCGCAGTTTGTTGAAGAGGGGACCGCGCCATTTTTCCCATTCCTCCTTATGGGAGCGGTCTATACCATTTTGACTGCTGTCTGGTTTTTCTTATATGTACTCTTAATCCAGCAGATTAGTTCTTTTATGAAAAAACCGAAAACTCAGAAGGCAATCGAAGGGCTGACCGGGACCATTCTCATCGGTTTCGGGGTCAAGCTTGCTCTGGAGAAGGCGCGGTAG
- a CDS encoding excisionase family DNA-binding protein, giving the protein MYLTIEETAEYLSMPAAAVEKLVQQKKIRAIFDGEQYLIYKEQFKTHLEQMEKYKRLVEEVLNEPIPEDRDIKDED; this is encoded by the coding sequence ATGTATTTAACTATTGAAGAAACGGCAGAATATCTGTCAATGCCAGCTGCTGCTGTCGAAAAGCTTGTACAGCAGAAGAAAATCCGCGCCATTTTTGACGGCGAGCAGTATCTCATTTATAAAGAGCAATTCAAGACTCATTTAGAACAGATGGAGAAGTATAAAAGGCTGGTCGAGGAAGTACTGAATGAACCAATTCCGGAAGATCGGGATATAAAGGATGAAGACTAA
- a CDS encoding DUF4367 domain-containing protein, producing the protein MKRQLGILIVFCIMVLVAANHTKALEVLLKEEIKYNHNSMTISEVKKLVPFNVIVPENVPDDWTLEIKTYPWGTKTDFTSFSLHYMDRNDEKMMVSITQKKSIAKQTKEYIPNVKTISINGHLGRLTKWGNAGEVDRKGEIITGGLLQWSQKGTDIEIHSSRIPMEKMVEIACSMK; encoded by the coding sequence ATGAAAAGACAACTAGGAATATTAATCGTTTTTTGCATTATGGTACTTGTTGCTGCCAATCATACTAAAGCCCTTGAAGTACTACTTAAAGAAGAAATCAAATATAACCATAACAGTATGACTATTTCCGAAGTTAAAAAGCTCGTTCCTTTTAATGTCATTGTACCTGAAAATGTACCAGACGATTGGACACTAGAAATCAAAACTTACCCTTGGGGAACAAAGACCGATTTCACCAGCTTTAGTCTGCATTATATGGATAGAAATGATGAAAAAATGATGGTTAGCATTACTCAAAAGAAGAGTATAGCGAAACAAACAAAAGAGTATATCCCGAATGTCAAAACAATATCGATAAATGGACATTTAGGCAGATTAACTAAATGGGGTAATGCCGGTGAAGTTGACCGTAAAGGAGAAATTATTACTGGAGGATTACTTCAATGGTCGCAAAAAGGAACTGATATTGAAATACATAGTTCAAGGATACCAATGGAGAAGATGGTGGAGATTGCATGTTCGATGAAATAA